A region of Allocoleopsis franciscana PCC 7113 DNA encodes the following proteins:
- a CDS encoding type IV pilus twitching motility protein PilT, translating into MELMIEDLMEQLIEMGGSDMHIQSGAPVYFRISGKLQPIHEDPLTPHECQKLIFSMLNNTQRKELEQNWELDCSYGVKGLARFRVNVYKERGYYAACLRALSSKIPNFDQLNLPDIVREMSERPRGLVLVTGPTGSGKTTTLAAMVDLINRTRPEHILTVEDPIEYVFPNIKSLVHQRQKGEDTKSFANALKAALREDPDVILVGEMRDLETISLAISAAETGHLVMGTLHTSSAASTINRIIDVFPPEQQQQINAQLSNSLIAVFSQTLIPKKNPKPGEFGRVMGQEIMIVTPAIANLIREGKIAQIYSAIQTGSKMGMQTMEQSLAHLVKTGQITFEAAVSKSSKPEEMQRILAGAGSAAIGNMGAKVAPGTKVAR; encoded by the coding sequence ATGGAACTAATGATTGAAGACTTGATGGAGCAGTTGATTGAAATGGGTGGCTCAGATATGCACATTCAATCCGGTGCCCCCGTCTACTTCCGCATTAGTGGAAAACTCCAGCCCATTCACGAAGACCCCCTGACCCCCCACGAATGTCAGAAACTGATCTTCAGTATGCTCAATAATACCCAACGCAAGGAGTTAGAGCAGAATTGGGAATTAGATTGTTCTTATGGAGTTAAGGGATTGGCTCGCTTCCGCGTCAATGTCTATAAAGAACGGGGTTACTATGCGGCTTGCTTGAGGGCGTTGTCTTCCAAAATCCCTAACTTTGACCAGTTGAATTTACCCGATATTGTTCGGGAAATGAGTGAAAGACCAAGAGGATTAGTGTTGGTGACAGGACCTACGGGGTCTGGTAAAACCACCACCCTGGCGGCAATGGTTGACCTGATTAATCGAACCCGACCCGAACATATTCTAACGGTTGAAGACCCCATTGAATATGTGTTCCCCAACATTAAAAGTTTGGTTCATCAACGCCAAAAGGGTGAAGATACCAAAAGCTTTGCTAATGCTTTGAAAGCAGCATTGCGGGAAGACCCTGATGTAATTTTGGTCGGAGAAATGCGGGATTTGGAAACCATTTCTCTAGCCATTTCGGCAGCAGAGACAGGTCACTTGGTGATGGGAACCCTGCATACTAGTTCGGCTGCTTCGACGATCAACCGGATTATCGACGTGTTCCCGCCAGAGCAACAACAACAAATTAATGCTCAGCTTTCTAACTCCTTAATTGCCGTCTTTAGTCAAACTTTAATACCCAAGAAAAATCCAAAACCGGGTGAATTTGGTCGGGTGATGGGGCAGGAAATCATGATTGTAACCCCTGCGATCGCAAACTTGATCCGAGAAGGGAAAATAGCTCAAATTTACTCTGCCATCCAAACCGGTTCAAAAATGGGGATGCAGACGATGGAACAGTCGTTAGCGCATTTGGTTAAAACAGGTCAAATTACGTTTGAAGCGGCTGTATCTAAGAGTTCCAAACCTGAAGAGATGCAGCGGATTCTGGCCGGTGCTGGAAGTGCGGCTATCGGAAATATGGGGGCCAAGGTTGCTCCAGGGACTAAAGTAGCTCGCTAA